ATTTGCAGGCGCCTGCTTTTGACAGCCGTTTGGCTAAATACCTCCTTTCGACTGTGGAGGACAATGAAATTGCGACCATCGCTAGTCTTTATGGTCAGACTTATTTGGTTGATGATGAGACCTTCTATGGTAAGGGAGTCAAGAAGGCCATTCCTGAACGCGAGAAATTCTTGGAGCATTTAGCTCGTAAGCTTGCTGTTTTGGTTGAAACAGAGCCTATTTTACTTGAAAAACTCAGCGAAAATGGGCAATTAGAGCTTCTTTATGATATGGAACAACCTTTGGCTTTTGTCCTTGCTAAGATGGAAATTGCTGGTATTACGGTCAAGAAAGAGACCTTGCTTGAGATGCAGGCTGAAAATGAGCTTGTCATTGAAAAACTCACTCAAGAGATTTACGAACTGGCTGGTGAGGAGTTTAATATCAACTCGCCTAAGCAGTTGGGGGTACTTCTCTTTGAAAAATTGGCTCTTCCTCTAGAATACACTAAGAAAACCAAGACAGGTTATTCGACAGCCGTGGATGTCTTGGAGCGCCTGGCTCCTATTGCGCCGATTGTTAAGAAAATCCTAGACTATCGTCAGATTGCTAAGATTCAATCTACTTATGTAATTGGCTTGCAGGACTGGATTTTGGCTGATGGCAAGATTCATACTCGTTATGTGCAGGATTTGACCCAGACTGGGCGTCTGTCTAGTGTGGATCCAAACTTGCAAAATATTCCTGCTCGATTGGAACAAGGGCGCTTGATTCGGAAGGCTTTTGTTCCAGAGTGGGAGAATAGTGTCCTTCTCAGCTCGGACTACTCACAGATTGAATTGCGCGTTTTGGCGCATATTTCTAAGGATGAGCACTTGATTAAGGCCTTCCAAGAGGGGGCAGATATCCATACTTCGACAGCCATGCGGGTCTTTGGCATTGAACGTCCTGAGGATGTGACTGCAAACGACCGTCGCAATGCCAAGGCGGTCAACTTTGGAGTGGTTTACGGGATTTCAGACTTTGGTTTGTCTAATAATCTGGGCATTAGCCGTAAGGAGGCCAAAGCCTACATTGATACCTACTTTGAACGCTTCCCAGGTATTAAAAACTACATGGATGAAGTGGTGCGTGAGGCGCGTGATAAGGGCTATGTAGAGACACTTTTCAAGCGTCGTCGTGAGTTGCCAGATATCAATTCGCGCAACTTTAATATTCGTGGTTTCGCAGAGCGGACAGCTATCAACTCTCCTATCCAGGGTTCGGCAGCAGATATTCTCAAGATTGCCATGATCCAGTTAGATAAAGCCTTAGTTGCAGGTGGTTATCAGACTAAGATGCTTCTGCAAGTGCACGATGAAATCGTCCTTGAAGTTCCTAAATCTGAATTGGCAGAGATGAAAAAATTGGTGAAACAAACCATGGAAGAAGCCATTCAACTCAGTGTTCCCCTCATCGCAGATGAGAATGAGGGAGCAACCTGGTACGAGGCTAAATAAAAAGGGGCTAGTCCTCCTTTTTTGTAGTAGAATTATGCAAGCCTTTTCAATTGTGCTATACTGATGAAAAAGGAGGATTTCTATGAGTCAAGAATTTATCAATCCAAGTGATGGCGTGATTCGTCAGTATCTCGCAACGAGTAAAACCCTTGCTGTGGTGGGCTTGTCTGACCGTGAGGAAACAACTAGCAATCGAGTGACCAAGGAAATGCAGGCTCGGGGTTATAAAATCATCCCAGTCAATCCCAAGGTGGCAGGTGGCGAAATATTGGGTGAAAAGGCTTATGCAAGCCTCGCTGAGATTCCTTTTCCTGTAGATATTGTCAATGTTTACCGTCGCAGTGAGTTTTTGCCAGATGTGGCGCGTGATTTTCTCAAGGCTGATGCTAGGATTTTTTGGGCACAGCTAGGACTTGAAAGTCTAGAAGCGGAAGAAATCTTGCGTGCTGGTGGATGTGATGATATCGTGATGAATCGCTGTATCAAGAGAGAACATACACGCTTGATTGAGGAAGTATAAAAAAGGTAGCTGGTGGGCTACCTTTTGTGTTATACTCAATAAAAATCAAAGAGCAAACTAGCCGCAGGCTGCTCAAAACACAGTTTTGAGGTTGTGGATAGAACTGACGAAGTCAGCTCAAAGCACTGCTTTGAGGTTGTAGATAAGACTGACGAAGTCAGTCACATATATATAGCAAGGCGACGTTGACGTGGTTTGAAGAGATTTTCGAAGAGTGTTAGAAAATGTCGATAAGGGTCTGCATACCAAGGCTGGTGAGGATGATGGCAATCCAGCAGATGGCTCCGAGAATAATGGATTTTCCGCTGGATTTGACCATAGCGACCAGATTGGTTTTGAGACCGATAGCACTCATGGCCATGATAATGAGGAATTTGGAAAGTTGTTTGAGAGGGGTAAAGAAACTACTGGATATCCCGAGAGAGGTCAGGAGGGTAGTTAGAAGAGATGCGAGGATAAAGTAAAGGATAAAAAGTGGGAAGACTTTTTTCAGTTGCAGGTCTTGCTTATTTTTTTGTTGGCGACTTTGCCAGTAGGAGAGAAAGAGAGTGATGGGGATGATAGCTAGGGTGCGCGTGAGTTTGACAATGGTTGCGGATTCGAGGGTATTGGTCTGGTAGAGACTGTCCCAGGCGCTGGCTGTGGCTGTTACAGAGGAAGTATCATTGACCGCAGTTCCTGCAAAGAGGGCGAAGCCTTCATTGGATAGATGAAGCCAGGTTCCTAGAGTTGGAAAGATGAGCGCAGCCAAGACATTGAAGAAAAAGATAACGGAGATGGCTTGGGCTACTTCCTTTTCCTTGGCATGGATAACGGGCGCTGTCGCTGCAATGGCAGAGCCACCACAGATAGAAGAACCTACTCCAACCAAGGTAGCCAGTTTTGTGTCCAGTGCAAAGAAACGCTGGAAGAAGTAGGCAATAATAAGAGCTATTGAGATAGTGGACAGGATGACAGGGAGCGAAGATTGGCCAACTGCGAAGACCTGCGAGATATTGAGACCAAAACCAAGCAAGACAACGGCATATTGGAGCAATTTTTTAGAACTAAAGGTCAACCCCGCATCCAGTTGTTTATAGGACGAGAGAAAGGGATGTAGGAGCATGCCTATGAAAATGGCAAAAACGGGCGCGCCAATAACAGGGAAGAATCCTCCTAAGCACCAAGATACGATAGAAATGAGAAGGCAGGCCAAGATACCTGCTCCATTTTTTGATAGAAATGACATAAAAACCTCCAAATAAAATCTTTTACCATTGTAGACATAAAAACAGGAAAAGTCAAATAGAAAGTGGAGCTAACAATTATTTGACAAGTAGCGCTAATCATGTGATAATAATCTTACAAGAACTGTAACGAAGTCTTGGCAAAAACAAAAATACCAGAGCTCCACCTCTGGTATTTCTTTTTGTCCAGTTACATTAAAACTAAACTCAGGTTATATTTTTGTCGCGCTTATCTAACCACTTTCTGACTATTCACTCAGAAATGACATTACCGGTAATAGTAATCAGTAACGGTGCTAGAATAGTTGTAACGAAGATTATCAAAACCTCAATACTCGTTGAAAATCTCATGATACGTTGTCATCTTCGGCTTACCTAACTTTAGTTATGCTTTCACCTCGATTCCTAGTCTCATGAGATTTTCATTGAGTATTCTAAAAACATAGTATTGCAATGAATTTAAATTAACATACTTCAATTTGTCATGCTAGCGTTATTCTATCATGTATTTTTGCGGTCGGGGGGCTTTTGTAGTATAATAGAGATACGTTTTTACAGTAGGAGGTATCTATGGATTTAACTAAGCGCTTTAATAAACAGTTAGATAAGATTCAAGTTTCGTTGATTCGTCAGTTTGATCAGGCTATTTCTGAGATTCCTGGGGTCTTGCGTTTGACCTTGGGGGAACCTGATTTTACAACGCCAGATCATGTCAAGGAGGCGGCCAAGCGAGCGATTGATCAGAATCAATCCTACTATACAGGGATGAGTGGTCTGCTGACTCTACGTCAGGCGGCCAGTAACTTTGTTAAGGAAAAGTACCAACTGGACTATGCTCCTGAAAATGAAATCTTGGTTACAATTGGGGCGACAGAGGCTTTATCTGCTACTTTGACGGCTATTTTGGAAGAGGGAGACAAGGTGCTCTTGCCAGCTCCTGCTTATCCAGGCTATGAACCGATTGTCAATCTAGTTGGGGCAGAGGTTGTCGAGATTGATACGACTGAAAATGGTTTTGTCTTGACTCCTGAGATGTTGGAGAAAGCTATTTTGGAGCAGGGTGATAAGCTCAAGGCGGTTATTCTCAATTATCCAGCTAATCCGACAGGAATTACCTATAGTCGGGAGCAGTTGGAAGCCTTGGCAGCTGTTTTACGCAAGTACGAAATTTTTGTTGTCTGTGATGAGGTTTACTCAGAATTGACCTATACAGGCGAAGCCCATGTGTCTCTGGGAACCATGTTGAGAGATCAGGCTATTATTATCAATGGTTTGTCTAAATCGCATGCCATGACAGGTTGGCGTTTGGGCTTGATTTTCGCTCCTGTGGTCTTCACAGCCCAGTTAATCAAGAGTCACCAGTACTTGGTCACTGCCGCAAATACTATGGCTCAACATGCTGCGGTGGAAGCCTTGACGGCTGGTAAAAACGATGCGGAGCCTATGAAGAAGGAATACATCCAGCGTCGGGACTATATTATCGAGAAAATGACTGCTCTTGGTTTTGAAATTATCAAACCAGACGGTGCCTTCTATATATTTGCTAAGATTCCAGCGGGTTACAATCAAGACTCCTTTGCTTTTCTGAAGGATTTTGCTCAGAAGAAGGCCGTTGCCTTTATCCCTGGTGCTGCCTTTGGGCGTTATGGAGAAGGCTATGTGCGTCTGTCATATGCGGCCAGCATGGAGACTATCAAAGAAGCTATGAAACGACTTGAGGAGTACATGAGAGAAGCATGATTCAGTCTATCACGAGTCAAGGCTTGGTGCTCTACAATCGCAATTTTCGTGAGGATGACAAGCTCGTCAAGATTTTTACAGAGCAGGCTGGTAAGCGCATGTTTTTCGTCAAACACGTTGGTCAGTCCAAACTGGCGCCGGTTATTCAGCCTTTGGTGCTGGCTCGATTTCTCTTGCGAATCAATGATGATGGGCTTAGCTACATCGAGGACTATCATGAGGTTATGACCTTTCCCAAGATTAATAGTGACCTCTTTGTCATGGCCTATGCGACCTATGTAGCGGCTCTTGCAGATGCTAGTTTGCAGGACAATCAGCAGGATGCTTCCTTGTTTGCTTTTTTGCAAAAGACTTTGGAGTTGATGGAAGCTGGCTTGGATTATCAGGTTTTGACCAATATTTTTGAAATTCAAATCTTGACCAGATTTGGAATCAGCCTCAATTTTAATGAGTGTGTCTTTTGCCATCGGATCGGTCAGGCTTTTGACTTTTCTTTCAAATATGGAGCCTGCCTCTGTCCAGAGCATTATCATGAGGATGAGAGACGTTGCCATCTCAATCCCAATATCCCTTATCTGCTCAATCAATTTCAAGCCATTGATTTTGAGACCTTGGAGACCATTTCGCTCAAGCCTGAAATCAAGCAAGAGCTACGCCAATTTATGGATCAACTCTACGAAGAGTACGTTGGGATTCACCTAAAATCAAAGAAATTTATTGATTCCCTATCAGACTGGGGACAATTACTAAAAGAGGAAAAGAAATGAAAAAAATCGCAGTAGATGCCATGGGAGGCGATTACGCACCTCAGGCCATCGTTGAGGGTGTCAATCAAGCCCTTGCTGACTTTTCAGATATTGAAGTTCAACTCTACGGAGATGAGGCTAAAATCAAGCAATATCTGACAGCGACAGAGCGCGTCAGCATTATCCATACGGATGAGAAGATTGATTCAGACGATGAACCTACGAGAGCTATTCGGAAGAAGAAAAATGCCAGTATGGTCTTGGCGGCCAAGGCTGTCAAAGAGGGAGAGGCAGACGCCGTTCTCTCAGCTGGGAATACAGGTGCTTTACTAGCAGCAGGATTTTTCATCGTAGGTCGTATCAAGAATATCGACCGTCCTGGACTCATGTCAACCCTACCAACTACAGATGGAAAAGGCTTTGACATGCTGGACCTCGGTGCCAATGCGGAAAATACAGCCCAGCACCTCCATCAATATGCGGTTCTAGGTTCCTTCTATGCTAAAAATGTTCGTGGCATTGCGCAACCACGCGTTGGCTTGCTCAATAACGGAACAGAGAGTAGTAAGGGCGACCCGCTTCGTAAGGAAACTTACGAATTACTAGCAGCTGATGATAGTTTGAACTTTATCGGAAACGTGGAAGCGCGTGATTTGATGAATGGCGTTGCAGATGTTGTTGTGGCAGATGGTTTCACGGGAAACGCTGTGCTCAAATCCATCGAAGGGACAGCTATGGGAATCATGGGCTTGCTCAAGACCGCTATTACAGGTGGTGGTCTTCGAGCGAAACTAGGTGCCCTCCTTCTCAAGGACAGCCTCAGAGGTTTGAAAAAGCAGCTCAACTACTCAGATGTTGGTGGAGCGGTCTTGTTTGGTGTTAAGGCACCTGTTGTCAAAACTCATGGCTCAAGTGATGCCAAGGCTGTTTATAGTACGATTCGCCAGATTCGTACCATGCTAGAGACAGACGTAGTTGCCCAGACTGCGCGTGAATTTTCAGGAGAATAAAAGAGATGACAGAAAAAGAAATTTTTGACCGTATTGTGACCATTATCCAAGAGCGACAGGGAGAGGACTTTGTCGTGACAGAATCCTTGAGTCTGAAAGACGATTTGGATGCTGACTCAGTTGACTTAATGGAGTTTATCTTGACGCTGGAAGATGAATTTAGTATCGAAATCAGCGATGAGGAAATTGACCAACTGCAAAGTGTAGGAGATGTGGTTAAAATCATTCAAGCAAAATAAAGATAAGAAGTTCCAAGGCATTTGCTTTGGAATTTTTCTTTGGTTCAAGTGACCGTTTAGGAACAGATTTAGTCTTTCTAGGGACAGGAGAGATATGAAAACAAATAAAGGATATAATGGAGTCAGAAAAATCAATCTCCAAAAAGGAGATAAGAAATGAAGATCAAATGAAAAAATAAATGGATTTCTGTTAGAACAAAAATGTTAATATAATCACAATTTTAATTGACTTTCCTTTTTTACAGGACTATAATGTAGATATAAAAAAGGATTTATTTTATAGTTGGGGGAAGGTGATGACTATGTACTTTTGATAAACTAGTCTCTATCTTATATGCTTGGAAATGTTAGGAGGTCTTATGGTTCAGGTTCATGAATCTGACATCTATTTTGACTTCGTTTCTATTTGATTTTCTTACTTTGGATTTATCTATTTTAGGAGGAAATGGCTATGAAAAAATCTAAACTACTTACACTTGGTTTGCTTGCAGGTGCTGGCCTACTATTGTCTATCAATCAAGTACAGGCTGCAGATACTTGGGTTAAAAATGGTGCTGACTGGAATCTTTCACAAGATGGCAGTTTCGCTAAAAACAAATGGGTACAAAACGCAGGTTCTTGGTACCACTTTGACGGTTCTGGTAAAATGCAGACAGGCTGGCTCAAAGATGGGAATACATGGTATTCACTAGCAGATAGTGGTGCTATGCGCACAGGCTGGTACAAGGAAGGTAACACCTGGTACTCACTCGCAAATAGTGGTGTTATGCGCACAGGTTGGTACAAAGAAGGGTCTACTTGGTATTACCTCAAAGACAGTGGCGCTATGGCAACAGGATGGGCGACTGCAAATGGTCAATGGTCTTACTTTGAAAATTCAGGTGCTATGGTCGCAGATAGAGCTGTTCCAGCCAGTGATGGGGAAAGTTATGTCATCGGTAAGGATGGTTATATGTTGACCAAACTTCCAAGTCAGGTTGAACAATCTCAAGCGGATGATACAATTATCACAAATATTGTTACTTTGTCTGATGGGTATGATTATCATCTTATTCATAGAAAAGATGGAGTCATTGTTGAAAAAAATGCTTGGTACATCAAACCAGAGTTTAAAAAGTTTTCTGATAAATATGGAGATAAAGTTTCCAATACGATGTTGGCTTTAGTAGATAATACGGAAGAAGGACAAGAAATTAATCCTAAAGCTGTCGTGAAAAATTTCCAAAACTTACCAAACAGGTATTACTTTGGGGCAGATGGTCGTCGCGTAACAAATTTACCAGAAATGACCACCTATTCAGAGATTAAAAAAGTTGGAAATGATGTCTATCTAGAAAATCCGGGTGCACGACTTTTTCTTGGAGCTA
This portion of the Streptococcus mitis B6 genome encodes:
- a CDS encoding N-acetylmuramoyl-L-alanine amidase family protein; this encodes MKKSKLLTLGLLAGAGLLLSINQVQAADTWVKNGADWNLSQDGSFAKNKWVQNAGSWYHFDGSGKMQTGWLKDGNTWYSLADSGAMRTGWYKEGNTWYSLANSGVMRTGWYKEGSTWYYLKDSGAMATGWATANGQWSYFENSGAMVADRAVPASDGESYVIGKDGYMLTKLPSQVEQSQADDTIITNIVTLSDGYDYHLIHRKDGVIVEKNAWYIKPEFKKFSDKYGDKVSNTMLALVDNTEEGQEINPKAVVKNFQNLPNRYYFGADGRRVTNLPEMTTYSEIKKVGNDVYLENPGARLFLGATSFTINNNKLYYLDGDNGKLKTGYFALIDDRPSYHHYHILVYADQSGEILKMKRLPTGISDYLNKEIDGFYGQTVKIDSKTGNVSVVK
- the polA gene encoding DNA polymerase I; its protein translation is MDKKKLLLIDGSSVAFRAFFALYQQLDRFKNAAGLHTNAIYGFQLMLSHLLERVEPSHILVAFDAGKTTFRTEMYADYKGGRAKTPDEFREQFPFIRELLDHMGIRHYELAQYEADDIIGTLDKLAEQDGFDITIVSGDKDLIQLTDEHTVVEISKKGVAEFEAFTPEYLMEKLGITPTQFIDLKALMGDKSDNIPGVTKIGEKTGIKLLLEHGSLEGIYENIDGMKASKMKDNLINDKEQAFLSKTLATIDTKAPIEIGLEDLVYSGPDVENLGKFYDEMGFKQLKQALNVSSADVTESLDFTIVDQISQDMLSEESIFHFELFGENYHTDDLVGFAWSCGDKLYATDKLELLQEPIFKDFLEKTPLRVYDFKKAKVLLNRFGVDLQAPAFDSRLAKYLLSTVEDNEIATIASLYGQTYLVDDETFYGKGVKKAIPEREKFLEHLARKLAVLVETEPILLEKLSENGQLELLYDMEQPLAFVLAKMEIAGITVKKETLLEMQAENELVIEKLTQEIYELAGEEFNINSPKQLGVLLFEKLALPLEYTKKTKTGYSTAVDVLERLAPIAPIVKKILDYRQIAKIQSTYVIGLQDWILADGKIHTRYVQDLTQTGRLSSVDPNLQNIPARLEQGRLIRKAFVPEWENSVLLSSDYSQIELRVLAHISKDEHLIKAFQEGADIHTSTAMRVFGIERPEDVTANDRRNAKAVNFGVVYGISDFGLSNNLGISRKEAKAYIDTYFERFPGIKNYMDEVVREARDKGYVETLFKRRRELPDINSRNFNIRGFAERTAINSPIQGSAADILKIAMIQLDKALVAGGYQTKMLLQVHDEIVLEVPKSELAEMKKLVKQTMEEAIQLSVPLIADENEGATWYEAK
- the plsX gene encoding phosphate acyltransferase PlsX: MKKIAVDAMGGDYAPQAIVEGVNQALADFSDIEVQLYGDEAKIKQYLTATERVSIIHTDEKIDSDDEPTRAIRKKKNASMVLAAKAVKEGEADAVLSAGNTGALLAAGFFIVGRIKNIDRPGLMSTLPTTDGKGFDMLDLGANAENTAQHLHQYAVLGSFYAKNVRGIAQPRVGLLNNGTESSKGDPLRKETYELLAADDSLNFIGNVEARDLMNGVADVVVADGFTGNAVLKSIEGTAMGIMGLLKTAITGGGLRAKLGALLLKDSLRGLKKQLNYSDVGGAVLFGVKAPVVKTHGSSDAKAVYSTIRQIRTMLETDVVAQTAREFSGE
- a CDS encoding YeiH family protein, which codes for MSFLSKNGAGILACLLISIVSWCLGGFFPVIGAPVFAIFIGMLLHPFLSSYKQLDAGLTFSSKKLLQYAVVLLGFGLNISQVFAVGQSSLPVILSTISIALIIAYFFQRFFALDTKLATLVGVGSSICGGSAIAATAPVIHAKEKEVAQAISVIFFFNVLAALIFPTLGTWLHLSNEGFALFAGTAVNDTSSVTATASAWDSLYQTNTLESATIVKLTRTLAIIPITLFLSYWQSRQQKNKQDLQLKKVFPLFILYFILASLLTTLLTSLGISSSFFTPLKQLSKFLIIMAMSAIGLKTNLVAMVKSSGKSIILGAICWIAIILTSLGMQTLIDIF
- a CDS encoding CoA-binding protein, whose protein sequence is MSQEFINPSDGVIRQYLATSKTLAVVGLSDREETTSNRVTKEMQARGYKIIPVNPKVAGGEILGEKAYASLAEIPFPVDIVNVYRRSEFLPDVARDFLKADARIFWAQLGLESLEAEEILRAGGCDDIVMNRCIKREHTRLIEEV
- a CDS encoding acyl carrier protein; protein product: MTEKEIFDRIVTIIQERQGEDFVVTESLSLKDDLDADSVDLMEFILTLEDEFSIEISDEEIDQLQSVGDVVKIIQAK
- the recO gene encoding DNA repair protein RecO; amino-acid sequence: MIQSITSQGLVLYNRNFREDDKLVKIFTEQAGKRMFFVKHVGQSKLAPVIQPLVLARFLLRINDDGLSYIEDYHEVMTFPKINSDLFVMAYATYVAALADASLQDNQQDASLFAFLQKTLELMEAGLDYQVLTNIFEIQILTRFGISLNFNECVFCHRIGQAFDFSFKYGACLCPEHYHEDERRCHLNPNIPYLLNQFQAIDFETLETISLKPEIKQELRQFMDQLYEEYVGIHLKSKKFIDSLSDWGQLLKEEKK
- a CDS encoding pyridoxal phosphate-dependent aminotransferase — translated: MDLTKRFNKQLDKIQVSLIRQFDQAISEIPGVLRLTLGEPDFTTPDHVKEAAKRAIDQNQSYYTGMSGLLTLRQAASNFVKEKYQLDYAPENEILVTIGATEALSATLTAILEEGDKVLLPAPAYPGYEPIVNLVGAEVVEIDTTENGFVLTPEMLEKAILEQGDKLKAVILNYPANPTGITYSREQLEALAAVLRKYEIFVVCDEVYSELTYTGEAHVSLGTMLRDQAIIINGLSKSHAMTGWRLGLIFAPVVFTAQLIKSHQYLVTAANTMAQHAAVEALTAGKNDAEPMKKEYIQRRDYIIEKMTALGFEIIKPDGAFYIFAKIPAGYNQDSFAFLKDFAQKKAVAFIPGAAFGRYGEGYVRLSYAASMETIKEAMKRLEEYMREA